The Streptomonospora litoralis genome window below encodes:
- a CDS encoding DNA alkylation repair protein, which yields MSAHFGVVAAVRERLRELADSDSAEPMRAYMKSDLPFHGVRAETRRRAMREVFAAHPIEDRTTWEDTVRALWEVASHREERYAAVQLTGDRLYRRFQMPDSLGLYGDLVSAGAWWDYVDEIAARRVGPLLLDWRDSVRPVVRSWSTCGDMWLRRTAIICQIHAKERTDTRLLAEVVQPNLTHPGFFIRKAVGWALRSHAATDPDWVHAFVTEHEETLAPLARREALKHIGPPPQTAGSVAPTDAAAAGDADGSVSGASEGDYGAAPPTATRHLRPGR from the coding sequence GTGAGCGCGCACTTCGGCGTCGTGGCGGCCGTACGCGAGCGGCTGCGTGAACTGGCCGACTCCGACAGCGCGGAACCCATGCGCGCCTACATGAAGTCGGACCTGCCCTTCCACGGAGTCCGCGCCGAAACGCGGCGGCGCGCCATGCGTGAGGTGTTCGCCGCCCATCCCATCGAGGACCGGACGACATGGGAGGACACGGTTCGGGCGCTCTGGGAGGTGGCCTCCCACCGCGAGGAGCGCTACGCCGCGGTCCAACTGACGGGCGACCGGCTGTACCGCCGGTTCCAGATGCCCGATTCGCTGGGGCTGTACGGCGACCTGGTATCGGCCGGGGCGTGGTGGGACTACGTCGACGAGATCGCAGCGCGCCGCGTCGGTCCGCTGCTGCTCGACTGGCGCGACTCGGTGCGGCCGGTGGTGCGGTCCTGGTCGACCTGCGGCGACATGTGGCTGCGGCGCACCGCGATCATCTGCCAGATCCACGCCAAGGAGCGCACCGACACCCGGCTGCTGGCCGAGGTGGTCCAGCCGAACCTCACGCACCCGGGCTTCTTCATCCGCAAGGCCGTCGGCTGGGCGCTGCGCAGCCATGCGGCCACCGACCCGGATTGGGTGCACGCCTTCGTCACCGAACACGAGGAGACGCTGGCTCCCCTGGCGCGGCGGGAGGCGCTCAAACACATCGGCCCGCCGCCGCAAACCGCCGGATCCGTTGCGCCGACGGACGCGGCGGCGGCCGGGGATGCCGACGGCTCGGTGAGCGGCGCGTCGGAGGGGGACTACGGCGCGGCGCCGCCCACGGCCACCCGACACCTGCGTCCCGGGCGCTGA
- a CDS encoding Dabb family protein, which yields MALRHIALFRWSEGVTSEQVARVEEELSRLPGVIPQLDGYSFGRDLGIGADTFDFAVVADVADEDAFAAYRDHPEHQEVLGVIRPLLAERASVQFRTGTA from the coding sequence ATGGCACTGAGGCACATCGCATTGTTCCGCTGGTCCGAAGGCGTCACCTCCGAACAGGTAGCCCGCGTCGAGGAGGAGCTCTCGCGGCTGCCCGGCGTGATTCCGCAGCTCGACGGCTACTCGTTCGGACGCGATCTGGGGATCGGGGCCGACACCTTCGACTTCGCGGTCGTCGCGGACGTCGCCGACGAGGACGCCTTCGCGGCCTACCGCGACCATCCGGAGCACCAGGAGGTGCTGGGCGTCATCCGGCCGCTGCTGGCCGAGCGGGCTTCCGTGCAGTTCCGCACCGGCACCGCCTGA
- a CDS encoding DUF6406 domain-containing protein gives MDHEIGAEERITYGRNDRFPGGPVGGGRFWLDEDGSPAAKLGGPEEWRDEGMIDVRTGDTFTVGGQTWRITDIVDADSDDAYLMAVRVS, from the coding sequence GTGGATCACGAGATCGGCGCGGAAGAGAGAATCACCTACGGCCGAAACGACCGATTCCCAGGCGGTCCGGTCGGCGGCGGACGCTTCTGGCTCGATGAGGACGGCTCGCCGGCCGCCAAACTCGGCGGACCCGAAGAATGGCGCGACGAGGGCATGATCGACGTCCGCACCGGCGACACGTTCACCGTCGGCGGCCAAACCTGGCGAATCACCGACATCGTCGACGCCGACTCCGACGACGCGTACCTGATGGCGGTCCGCGTGAGCTGA
- a CDS encoding barbiturase: protein MPTPIEVHKVAIESVTDASGLARLIDDGVLGADDVLAVVGKTEGNGGVNDYTRILADRAFREVLVAKGTRGEEDVKRIPLVWSGGTDGVISPHATVFARAPEGRYAPSDEPRLAVGIAMSDELLPEDIGRPAMVRKVAAGVRAAMAEAGISDPADVHYVQTKTPLLVLETINDAKSRGHDVVTEDTLKSMDISNSTTALGIATALGEIEEPSAEQIHSDLGLYSSVASCSSGVELDRAQIVVVGNARGVGGRYRIGHGVMTDALDADGIWSAIRSAGLDLPKRPHPDDLGDRLVNVFLKCEADPSGRVRGRRNIMLDDSDVHWHRQIKATVGGVAASVTGDPAVFVSVAAVHQGPSGGGTVAAVVDLGE from the coding sequence ATGCCCACGCCCATCGAAGTGCACAAGGTGGCGATCGAGAGCGTCACGGACGCGTCCGGGCTGGCCCGGCTCATCGACGACGGCGTGCTCGGCGCCGACGACGTGCTGGCCGTGGTCGGCAAGACGGAGGGCAACGGCGGAGTCAACGACTACACCCGCATCTTGGCCGACCGGGCGTTCCGCGAGGTGCTGGTGGCGAAGGGGACCCGCGGCGAGGAGGACGTGAAGCGGATCCCGCTGGTGTGGTCGGGCGGCACCGACGGCGTGATCTCCCCGCACGCCACCGTCTTCGCCCGCGCGCCCGAAGGACGCTACGCGCCGTCGGACGAACCGCGGCTGGCGGTCGGCATCGCCATGAGCGACGAGCTGCTGCCCGAGGACATCGGGCGGCCGGCCATGGTGCGCAAGGTCGCCGCGGGCGTGCGGGCGGCGATGGCCGAGGCGGGCATCAGCGACCCGGCCGACGTGCACTACGTGCAGACGAAGACGCCGCTGCTGGTGCTGGAGACCATCAACGACGCCAAGTCGCGCGGCCACGACGTGGTCACCGAGGACACGCTGAAGTCGATGGACATCTCCAACTCCACGACCGCGCTGGGCATCGCCACCGCGCTGGGCGAGATCGAGGAGCCCTCCGCCGAGCAGATCCACTCCGATCTGGGGCTGTACTCGTCGGTCGCCTCCTGCTCCTCGGGCGTGGAGCTGGACCGGGCGCAGATCGTCGTGGTCGGCAACGCGCGCGGCGTGGGCGGACGGTACCGGATCGGCCACGGCGTCATGACCGACGCGCTGGACGCCGACGGCATCTGGTCGGCCATCCGCTCGGCAGGGCTCGACCTGCCGAAGCGCCCGCACCCCGACGACCTGGGGGACCGGCTGGTCAACGTGTTCCTCAAGTGCGAAGCCGACCCTTCGGGCCGCGTGCGCGGGCGGCGCAACATCATGCTGGACGACTCCGACGTGCACTGGCACCGCCAGATCAAGGCCACCGTCGGCGGCGTCGCGGCCTCGGTGACGGGCGACCCCGCGGTCTTCGTCTCGGTGGCGGCGGTTCACCAGGGGCCTTCGGGCGGCGGCACGGTCGCCGCGGTCGTCGACCTCGGGGAGTGA
- a CDS encoding carbamate kinase, whose product MSAPRVVIALGGNAMTAPDGSARPDDQRSALTAAMEHVADLIADGTEVVLTHGNGPQVGNLLVKNELAADVVPPVTLDWCGAQTQATIGFTIADALEAALARRGHPRAVGAVVTRTLVDTADPAFARPAKPVGRYVSAEEAARFAALGQDWVDFGERGWRRVVPSPQPREILDAPAVRALLAAGVVPVAAGGGGVPVARGGDGVLHGVQAVLDKDRTAALLACALEADRLVIATDVPGAVLGYGTGEARPIGRISAAELRGHLTAGHFAEGSMGPKVEAAVRFVEAGGRRAAITGLDGVADGSAGRAGTVVEP is encoded by the coding sequence GTGAGTGCGCCCCGTGTAGTGATCGCGCTGGGCGGCAACGCGATGACCGCCCCCGACGGCAGCGCCCGCCCCGACGACCAGCGCAGCGCCCTGACGGCGGCGATGGAGCACGTCGCCGACCTGATCGCCGACGGCACCGAGGTCGTGCTCACCCACGGAAACGGGCCCCAGGTCGGCAATCTGCTGGTGAAGAACGAGCTCGCCGCCGATGTGGTGCCGCCCGTCACCCTCGACTGGTGCGGCGCCCAGACCCAGGCCACCATCGGATTCACCATCGCCGACGCGCTGGAGGCCGCGCTCGCCCGCCGCGGGCACCCCCGCGCGGTCGGCGCCGTGGTGACCCGGACCCTGGTCGACACCGCCGACCCCGCGTTCGCGCGTCCGGCCAAGCCCGTCGGCCGCTACGTGTCTGCAGAGGAGGCGGCACGTTTCGCGGCGCTCGGGCAGGACTGGGTCGACTTCGGCGAGCGCGGATGGCGCCGTGTGGTGCCCTCGCCCCAGCCGCGCGAGATCCTCGACGCCCCGGCAGTGCGGGCACTGCTGGCGGCCGGAGTCGTGCCGGTGGCCGCGGGAGGCGGAGGAGTGCCGGTCGCACGCGGCGGCGACGGCGTGCTGCACGGAGTCCAGGCGGTGCTGGACAAGGACCGCACCGCCGCCCTGCTGGCGTGCGCGCTGGAGGCCGACCGCCTGGTGATCGCCACCGACGTGCCCGGCGCCGTGCTGGGCTACGGCACCGGCGAGGCGCGTCCCATCGGCCGGATCAGCGCCGCCGAGCTGCGCGGCCACCTCACCGCGGGGCACTTCGCCGAGGGCAGCATGGGCCCCAAGGTCGAGGCGGCGGTGCGGTTCGTCGAGGCGGGCGGGCGGCGCGCCGCCATCACCGGACTCGATGGTGTCGCCGACGGATCGGCCGGTCGCGCGGGTACGGTCGTCGAGCCGTGA
- a CDS encoding hydantoinase B/oxoprolinase family protein — MTGDPASAAAVERPPADPVLVEIVEGTLASVEKEVETAIARTSRSPMIRDAHDFRVGIHDRRLRKLTGRSYSALVHPVARDFPLETMRPGDVFFHNDVYESEGGIGHLPDLCVTVPVFHDDGSGAQVVAFVQAFGHHDDIGGACPGSMPPKATSVYEEGLMVPPIKLWDQGVPNRAALRIMVRNSRMPASLAADLDAECSACLMGARRLGDLFDRYGRAAVERSFDAVLEATTETYRREILAKIPDGTYVWEDYAEHDGVDEPRLHRQRITLTKVPDRLIIDFAGTSPQARGPINHCADYADGNFLKKWLAPILRNLADTPERMAELDVNEGVVPLIEMRFPEKGTLLTPVFPAPTNARTFVILRLLGVLAGTLAKAVDGNMPADQETIRYTGVFGTGADGEPYLMREVLGGGSGGRHYADGEDTIHVVPDSRNLPTEFTESRFPFIVERLGLAVDSGGAGRFRGGLGYEKHIRMLRDASFMSIADRSILACWGVKGGGAGAPFQVTIDPGGPAERELAGLVEAEPVRAGEVIRIRTTGGGGWGDPLEREVDAVLADVRCGKVSRRAAREDYGVAVEGPDDAPSADAPETEALRERMRRARPADAPFFDRGPGYSALSGGEPFPEVDRR; from the coding sequence TTGACCGGCGACCCCGCCTCTGCGGCCGCGGTCGAGCGCCCGCCGGCCGACCCCGTGCTCGTCGAGATCGTGGAGGGCACCCTGGCCTCGGTGGAGAAGGAGGTCGAGACCGCGATCGCGCGGACCTCCCGCTCGCCCATGATCCGCGACGCCCACGACTTCCGGGTCGGCATCCACGACCGGCGGCTGCGCAAGCTCACCGGCCGCTCCTACTCCGCCCTGGTGCACCCCGTCGCGCGCGACTTCCCGCTGGAGACCATGCGCCCCGGCGACGTGTTCTTCCACAACGACGTCTACGAGTCCGAAGGCGGCATCGGACACCTGCCGGACCTGTGCGTCACCGTGCCCGTCTTCCACGACGACGGCTCCGGCGCGCAGGTGGTGGCGTTCGTGCAGGCGTTCGGCCACCACGACGACATCGGCGGAGCCTGCCCCGGGTCCATGCCGCCCAAGGCCACCTCGGTCTACGAGGAGGGTCTGATGGTCCCGCCGATCAAGCTGTGGGACCAGGGCGTGCCCAACCGCGCCGCGCTGCGCATCATGGTGCGCAACTCCCGCATGCCCGCCTCACTAGCCGCCGACCTCGACGCCGAGTGCTCGGCCTGCCTGATGGGTGCGCGCCGCCTCGGCGACCTGTTCGACCGCTACGGCCGCGCCGCCGTCGAGCGCAGCTTCGACGCCGTGCTGGAGGCCACCACCGAGACCTACCGGCGCGAGATCCTCGCCAAGATCCCCGACGGCACCTACGTCTGGGAGGACTACGCCGAGCACGACGGCGTCGACGAGCCGCGGCTGCACCGCCAGCGCATCACCCTCACCAAGGTCCCCGACCGGCTGATCATCGACTTCGCCGGGACCTCGCCCCAGGCCAGGGGGCCCATCAACCACTGCGCCGACTACGCCGACGGCAACTTCCTGAAGAAGTGGCTGGCCCCCATCCTGCGCAACCTCGCCGACACTCCCGAGCGGATGGCCGAGCTGGACGTCAACGAGGGCGTGGTGCCGCTGATCGAGATGCGCTTCCCCGAGAAGGGCACCCTGCTCACCCCCGTCTTCCCGGCGCCGACCAACGCCCGCACCTTCGTCATCCTGCGCCTGCTGGGCGTGCTCGCGGGCACGCTGGCGAAGGCGGTCGACGGCAACATGCCGGCCGACCAGGAGACCATCCGCTACACCGGGGTCTTCGGCACCGGAGCCGACGGCGAGCCCTACCTGATGCGCGAGGTGCTGGGCGGCGGCTCGGGAGGGCGGCACTACGCCGACGGCGAGGACACCATCCACGTGGTGCCCGACTCCCGCAACCTGCCCACCGAGTTCACCGAGTCGCGCTTCCCCTTCATCGTCGAGCGGCTGGGCCTGGCCGTGGACTCCGGCGGTGCCGGGCGGTTCCGCGGCGGGCTGGGCTACGAGAAGCACATCCGGATGCTGCGCGACGCCTCCTTCATGTCCATCGCCGACCGCTCCATCCTCGCCTGCTGGGGCGTCAAGGGCGGCGGCGCCGGCGCGCCCTTCCAGGTGACCATCGACCCCGGCGGCCCGGCCGAGCGCGAACTCGCCGGACTGGTGGAGGCCGAGCCGGTGCGCGCCGGCGAGGTCATCCGCATCCGCACCACCGGAGGCGGCGGCTGGGGCGACCCGCTGGAGCGCGAGGTCGACGCGGTGCTGGCCGACGTCCGCTGCGGCAAGGTGTCCCGCCGCGCCGCCCGCGAGGACTACGGCGTCGCGGTGGAGGGCCCCGACGACGCGCCGAGCGCCGACGCACCCGAGACCGAGGCCCTGCGGGAGCGCATGCGCCGCGCCCGGCCCGCCGACGCCCCCTTCTTCGACCGCGGCCCCGGCTACTCCGCCCTTTCCGGCGGGGAGCCCTTCCCGGAGGTCGACCGCCGGTGA
- a CDS encoding hydantoinase/oxoprolinase family protein: MAEQRRVRIGIDTGGTFTDVVALDEDTGELLATKTPSTPADPSAGFMDGVAKALDLLGGGTAVSAVSHGTTVATNLLLEGKTGRLGFITTEGYEFILEIARQAVPDGYGNSYFWIKPERIVPADLVRTVGGRLDHTGAELRPLEEEGAAAAARWFRDRGVDTIGVCLLHAYADPAHERRLREILRAEHPAATVSLSSDVLREYREYERSMTTLVDAAVKPGVTRYIGSIAARLEEAGAGPGGARPPFLVMKSNGGVVSAEEVVNQPISTVMSGPAAGALGAALLAGRAGYDRVLTLDGGGTSTDVSVVLGGEPGLTTEGSVGRYPSKIPMIDVVTVGAGGGSIARISPEGALKVGPASAGADPGPVCYGNGGTEPTVTDAHAALGRIPPHLLGGEMPLDTAAAEAGLAALGERLGLDSAQAAEGILRISAWNQANALRQITVQRGLDVRDFRLVAFGGSGALLLCPLIDILGPAGAFVPPDPANVSAFGLLSVDVRNDYVRTRVARHAELDAAAAEAVFAELAAEARTALRAEGFGGAEEPEGIGGIRLERSADLRYFGQAYEVRVPVPAEALDAASADAVARAFHDAHRDLYGYDLRDDAAQQVEWVNLRVTGIGRIRRPEARTLAASAESGADAALTGVRDVRFDGDVHPDTPVYRRDALAPGRRLHGPAVIEEYGATLPLHPGFTARVDASGGLHVTSDAANARGAAADAAAASPGAFVHTAAATAAEEVQR, translated from the coding sequence ATGGCGGAGCAGCGCAGGGTCCGCATCGGGATCGACACGGGAGGCACGTTCACCGACGTCGTCGCGCTCGACGAAGACACCGGTGAACTGCTGGCCACCAAGACACCCTCAACCCCGGCCGACCCCTCCGCCGGGTTCATGGACGGCGTCGCCAAGGCGCTGGACCTGCTCGGTGGCGGCACCGCGGTCAGCGCCGTCTCCCACGGCACCACAGTGGCCACCAATCTGCTGCTGGAGGGCAAGACCGGCCGGCTCGGGTTCATCACCACCGAGGGCTACGAGTTCATCCTGGAGATCGCCCGCCAGGCCGTGCCCGACGGCTACGGCAACTCCTACTTCTGGATCAAGCCCGAGCGGATCGTTCCCGCCGACCTGGTGCGCACCGTCGGCGGCCGGCTCGACCACACCGGCGCCGAACTGCGTCCCCTGGAGGAGGAGGGCGCCGCCGCGGCCGCCCGCTGGTTCCGCGACCGCGGCGTCGACACCATCGGCGTCTGCCTGCTGCACGCCTACGCCGACCCCGCGCACGAGCGGCGGCTGCGCGAGATCCTGCGCGCCGAGCACCCCGCTGCGACCGTGTCCCTCAGCTCCGACGTGCTGCGCGAGTACCGCGAGTACGAGCGCTCCATGACGACCCTCGTCGACGCCGCCGTCAAACCCGGCGTCACCCGCTACATCGGCAGTATCGCCGCACGGCTGGAAGAGGCCGGTGCCGGACCCGGCGGTGCGCGCCCCCCGTTCCTGGTGATGAAGTCCAACGGCGGCGTGGTCTCGGCCGAGGAGGTCGTGAACCAGCCGATCAGCACCGTCATGTCGGGGCCCGCCGCCGGAGCGCTGGGCGCGGCGCTGCTGGCCGGGCGCGCCGGCTACGACCGCGTGCTCACCCTGGACGGCGGCGGCACCTCCACCGACGTCTCCGTGGTGCTCGGGGGCGAGCCCGGACTGACCACCGAGGGTTCCGTCGGCCGCTACCCCTCCAAAATCCCGATGATCGACGTCGTCACCGTCGGCGCCGGCGGCGGTTCCATCGCCCGCATCTCGCCCGAAGGCGCACTCAAGGTCGGCCCCGCATCGGCCGGCGCCGACCCCGGCCCGGTCTGCTACGGCAACGGCGGCACCGAGCCCACCGTCACCGACGCCCACGCCGCCCTCGGCCGCATCCCGCCGCACCTGCTGGGCGGGGAGATGCCGCTCGACACGGCCGCCGCCGAGGCGGGCCTCGCGGCGCTGGGGGAGCGGCTGGGACTGGACTCCGCGCAGGCCGCCGAGGGCATCCTGCGGATCTCCGCGTGGAACCAGGCCAACGCACTGCGCCAGATCACCGTGCAGCGCGGGCTGGACGTGCGCGACTTCCGCCTGGTGGCGTTCGGCGGATCCGGAGCGCTGCTGCTGTGCCCGCTGATCGACATCCTCGGTCCCGCAGGCGCGTTCGTACCGCCCGACCCCGCCAACGTCTCGGCGTTCGGCCTGCTCAGTGTGGACGTCCGCAACGACTACGTGCGCACCCGCGTTGCCCGCCACGCCGAACTCGACGCGGCCGCCGCCGAGGCGGTCTTCGCCGAACTGGCCGCCGAGGCCCGGACCGCGCTGCGTGCCGAAGGCTTCGGCGGCGCGGAGGAGCCCGAGGGCATCGGCGGCATCCGCCTGGAGCGCAGCGCCGATCTGCGTTACTTCGGCCAGGCCTACGAGGTGCGGGTGCCGGTGCCCGCCGAAGCGCTCGACGCGGCGTCCGCCGACGCGGTGGCACGGGCGTTCCACGACGCCCACCGCGACCTCTACGGCTACGACCTGCGCGACGACGCCGCCCAGCAGGTGGAGTGGGTGAACCTGCGGGTGACCGGCATCGGCCGCATCCGCCGCCCCGAGGCCCGCACGCTCGCCGCCTCCGCCGAAAGCGGCGCGGACGCCGCCCTCACCGGCGTGCGCGACGTCCGCTTCGACGGCGACGTGCACCCGGACACGCCCGTCTACCGGCGCGACGCGCTCGCGCCGGGCCGGAGGCTGCACGGGCCCGCCGTGATCGAGGAGTACGGGGCGACGCTGCCGCTGCACCCCGGCTTCACCGCCCGCGTGGACGCCTCCGGAGGGCTCCACGTCACCTCCGACGCCGCGAACGCACGCGGCGCCGCCGCCGACGCGGCCGCGGCGTCGCCCGGCGCCTTCGTCCACACCGCAGCCGCAACCGCAGCAGAGGAGGTGCAGCGTTGA
- the secA2 gene encoding accessory Sec system translocase SecA2 yields MADSVRRLLGKPGAADLRPYTKLLESIEAREPDLRELSDAELTDKATELGGADLPYERHDLVELCAVGREAARRTLDERPYDVQLLGVMALLDGHIAEMATGEGKTLSGALAAAGFAMRGQRVHVLSVNDYLARRDAEWMAPLYDMLGVAVAWIGEESTREERRTAYSADVTYASVSELGFDVLRDRMVTDIADRVVPEPKIALIDEADSVLVDEARVPLVLAGAAESTDADLEMAELVRRLTPGVDYEIDSEGRNVQLTDSGIDNVEKELGGVDLYDEDDTSVLPRVNLALHAHALLQRDVHYVVRDGEVRIINESRGRIALLQRWPDGLQAAVEAKEKVDVSDTGEVLDSITVQSLVLRYPTRCGMTGTAMAVAEQLREFYELEVAVIPSNKPCIREDEGTRLYATREEKEDALVDEIAEVHATGRPILIGTQDVAESELLAERLGKDGLDCVVLNAKNDADEAAIIAEAGTYGAITVSTQMAGRGTDIRLGGSDMSDRDRVVETGGLYVMGYGRYPSSRLDDQLRGRAGRQGDPGASVYFVSVEDDLVANNAPETRGYEAGGDGAITDESWLRMVDHAQRVSEGQLLEVHRNTWRYNKLIDVQRSVVLEHREAVLADGLGDRQLGVDCPAHHADLVEAAGSEETAKAARLITLYHLDRGWTDHNAYLAELREGIHLRFLGRRDPLDEFNSDAVPAFKGFLDEARARAAETFAEAEVDEDGTIDVADVGVKRPTMTWTYMVHDHPFSSALETVVGRFRGKLTRLDESAS; encoded by the coding sequence ATGGCTGATAGCGTCCGCCGGCTGTTGGGCAAACCCGGCGCGGCGGATTTGCGGCCCTATACCAAGCTTCTGGAATCCATCGAGGCACGCGAGCCCGACCTGCGCGAACTCAGCGACGCCGAGCTGACGGACAAGGCGACCGAGCTGGGTGGCGCCGATCTGCCCTATGAGCGGCACGACCTCGTCGAGCTGTGCGCCGTCGGCCGCGAGGCGGCGCGCCGCACCCTCGACGAGCGCCCCTATGACGTGCAGCTGCTCGGGGTCATGGCGCTGCTGGACGGCCACATCGCCGAGATGGCCACCGGCGAGGGCAAGACCCTCTCCGGTGCGCTCGCGGCGGCCGGGTTCGCCATGCGCGGGCAGCGCGTGCACGTGCTCAGCGTCAACGACTACCTCGCCCGGCGCGACGCCGAGTGGATGGCGCCCCTCTACGACATGCTGGGCGTCGCGGTGGCGTGGATCGGCGAGGAGTCCACGCGCGAGGAGCGCCGCACGGCATACTCCGCCGACGTCACCTACGCGTCGGTGAGCGAGCTCGGCTTCGACGTGCTGCGTGACCGCATGGTCACCGACATCGCCGACCGCGTGGTGCCCGAGCCCAAGATCGCGCTGATCGACGAGGCCGACTCGGTGCTGGTCGACGAGGCCCGCGTGCCGCTGGTGCTGGCGGGCGCGGCCGAGAGCACCGACGCCGACCTGGAGATGGCCGAGCTCGTGCGCCGCCTCACCCCCGGCGTCGACTACGAGATCGACTCCGAGGGGCGCAACGTCCAGCTCACCGACAGCGGCATCGACAACGTCGAGAAGGAGCTGGGCGGCGTCGACCTCTACGACGAGGACGACACCTCCGTGCTGCCGCGGGTCAACCTGGCGCTGCACGCCCACGCGCTGCTCCAGCGCGACGTGCACTACGTGGTCCGCGACGGCGAGGTGCGCATCATCAACGAGTCGCGCGGGCGCATCGCGCTGCTCCAGCGCTGGCCCGACGGCCTGCAGGCCGCCGTCGAGGCCAAGGAGAAGGTCGACGTCTCCGACACCGGCGAGGTCCTCGACTCCATCACGGTGCAGTCGCTCGTGCTGCGCTACCCCACACGCTGCGGCATGACCGGCACCGCCATGGCGGTCGCCGAGCAGCTGCGGGAGTTCTACGAGCTCGAAGTCGCGGTCATCCCGTCCAACAAGCCGTGCATCCGCGAGGACGAGGGCACCCGCCTCTACGCTACGCGCGAGGAGAAGGAGGACGCCCTCGTCGACGAGATCGCCGAGGTGCACGCCACCGGCCGGCCGATCCTCATCGGCACCCAGGACGTCGCCGAGTCCGAGCTGCTGGCCGAGCGGCTGGGCAAGGACGGCCTGGACTGCGTCGTCCTCAACGCCAAGAACGACGCCGACGAGGCCGCCATCATCGCCGAGGCCGGGACCTACGGCGCGATCACGGTCTCCACCCAGATGGCCGGGCGCGGCACCGACATCCGGCTGGGCGGCAGCGACATGTCCGATCGCGACCGCGTGGTCGAGACGGGCGGCCTGTACGTCATGGGCTACGGCCGCTACCCCAGCAGCCGCCTCGACGACCAGCTGCGCGGGCGCGCCGGCCGTCAGGGCGACCCCGGCGCCTCGGTCTACTTCGTCTCCGTCGAGGACGACCTGGTGGCCAACAACGCGCCCGAGACCCGCGGTTACGAGGCCGGTGGCGACGGCGCCATCACCGACGAGAGCTGGCTGCGCATGGTCGACCACGCCCAGCGGGTCTCCGAGGGCCAGCTGCTGGAGGTGCACCGCAACACCTGGCGCTACAACAAGCTGATCGACGTGCAGCGCAGCGTCGTGCTGGAGCACCGCGAGGCGGTGCTGGCCGACGGCCTGGGCGACCGCCAGCTCGGCGTCGACTGCCCGGCCCACCACGCCGATCTGGTGGAGGCAGCCGGGTCCGAGGAGACCGCCAAGGCCGCGCGGCTGATCACCCTCTACCACCTCGACCGGGGCTGGACCGACCACAACGCCTACCTGGCCGAGCTGCGCGAGGGCATCCACCTGCGCTTCCTCGGCCGCCGCGACCCGCTGGACGAGTTCAACAGCGACGCCGTTCCCGCGTTCAAGGGCTTCTTGGACGAGGCCCGCGCCCGCGCCGCCGAGACCTTCGCGGAGGCCGAGGTGGACGAGGACGGCACCATCGACGTAGCCGACGTCGGAGTCAAGCGGCCCACGATGACCTGGACGTACATGGTGCACGACCACCCGTTCTCCTCGGCCCTGGAGACCGTGGTCGGCCGCTTCCGGGGCAAGCTCACCCGACTCGACGAGTCCGCGTCCTGA
- a CDS encoding GTP-binding protein — translation MSEAPKLSTKIIVAGGFGVGKTTFIGAVSEIPPVRTEAAVTAASAGIDDLSHTPDKTSTTVAMDFGRISLESDLTLYLFGTPGQQRFWFMWDDLVRGALGAIVLADTRRLEDSFQALDYFEKQYRLPFLVALNSFEDDPGYTEAELRDALDLSPEVPVVRCDARERHSVVDVLAALVRHAMAVEAAQREGQRGQLVR, via the coding sequence GTGAGCGAAGCACCGAAACTCTCAACGAAGATCATCGTCGCCGGCGGGTTCGGCGTGGGTAAGACGACCTTCATCGGAGCGGTTTCGGAGATCCCCCCGGTCCGCACCGAAGCCGCCGTCACCGCCGCCAGCGCCGGAATCGACGACCTGTCCCACACCCCCGACAAGACCAGCACGACCGTCGCCATGGACTTCGGCCGCATCTCGCTGGAGTCCGACCTCACCCTGTACCTGTTCGGGACGCCCGGCCAGCAGCGGTTCTGGTTCATGTGGGACGACCTCGTGCGCGGCGCGCTCGGAGCGATCGTGCTGGCCGACACCAGACGTCTGGAGGACTCCTTCCAGGCGCTGGACTACTTCGAGAAGCAGTACCGGCTGCCCTTCCTCGTTGCGCTGAACTCCTTCGAGGACGACCCCGGCTACACCGAGGCGGAGTTGCGCGACGCGCTCGACCTCAGCCCCGAGGTCCCCGTCGTGCGCTGCGACGCCCGGGAGCGCCATTCGGTGGTCGACGTCCTGGCCGCGCTGGTGCGCCACGCCATGGCGGTCGAAGCCGCCCAGCGTGAGGGGCAGCGCGGCCAGCTCGTGCGCTGA